In Phyllobacterium zundukense, one DNA window encodes the following:
- the rsmD gene encoding 16S rRNA (guanine(966)-N(2))-methyltransferase RsmD codes for MRIVGGKFRGRALATPGSNAIRPTTDRTRESLFNILVHNYPEKFQSTRVLDLFAGTGALGLEALSRGARYGVFIEESTEGRGLIRTNVEAFGLLGNTKIFRRDATKLGDAGTIEPFDLVFADPPYGKGLGEMAFKSALDGGWLNPDTLLVLEEEAEAMIDLDPRFSVVEERPYGGTIIRLVTLRT; via the coding sequence ATGCGGATTGTCGGCGGGAAATTTCGCGGGCGCGCTCTGGCGACGCCCGGCTCCAATGCGATCCGGCCGACGACCGACCGGACACGCGAGAGCCTTTTCAACATTCTGGTGCACAATTATCCGGAAAAGTTTCAATCGACACGCGTTCTCGATCTCTTCGCCGGGACGGGTGCGCTGGGCCTCGAAGCCCTGTCACGCGGTGCACGCTATGGCGTTTTCATCGAGGAGTCGACAGAAGGGCGCGGGCTGATCCGCACCAATGTCGAGGCATTCGGTCTTCTCGGCAATACCAAGATTTTCCGCCGCGATGCGACCAAGCTCGGGGATGCGGGAACCATCGAACCGTTCGATCTGGTTTTCGCCGATCCGCCCTATGGCAAGGGCCTTGGCGAAATGGCATTCAAGTCCGCGCTTGACGGCGGCTGGCTCAATCCCGACACACTTCTGGTGCTTGAAGAAGAAGCCGAGGCGATGATCGATCTCGATCCACGTTTCTCGGTTGTTGAAGAACGCCCCTACGGCGGAACGATCATAAGGCTTGTCACATTACGGACGTAA
- a CDS encoding M16 family metallopeptidase, with the protein MSFALSRNVAAFLLIGTLVAPGSVLPARAETSLQAPVVAEKADKDDVSSFHLENGLEVVVIPDHRAPVVTHMLWYHVGSADEEPGKSGIAHFFEHLMFKATKTYPAGEFSRKVAEIGGQENAFTSYDYTAFYQQVAPQALEMVMTYEADRMENLILNEDVVKTERDVVLEERRSRTDSDPAALLAEEVNATLYQNHPYRMPVIGWLHEMQQLNLKDALAFYQKYYTPNNATLVVSGDVDLATVKALTEKTYGKVPRRAEPGNRQRPQEPEQNTKRTVSMADPRVSQPSFQKMWLVPSYTSAKPGEAEALDLLSEILGGSSRSRIYQALVVQDGSAANAGAYYQGGSLDAGSFGIYGSPRGSATLTDVEAGIDAQIARIIKDGVTADELEKARNRFLKSMIFARDSQSSMARIYGSTLSTGQTIKDIQEWPDRIRAVKVQDIQDVAKRYLVDSRSVTSYLMPEDGKPDQKIEGETPASGETQQPEPPAQGVIQ; encoded by the coding sequence ATGTCCTTCGCCCTGAGCCGCAACGTTGCGGCATTTCTCTTGATCGGCACGCTTGTCGCGCCGGGTTCGGTTTTACCGGCAAGGGCCGAAACTTCACTACAAGCACCCGTGGTAGCTGAGAAGGCCGACAAGGACGACGTTTCGTCATTTCATCTGGAAAATGGTCTCGAAGTTGTGGTTATCCCCGACCATCGCGCCCCCGTGGTCACGCACATGCTCTGGTATCACGTCGGGTCCGCCGATGAGGAACCGGGTAAATCCGGCATAGCGCATTTTTTTGAACATCTGATGTTCAAGGCGACGAAGACTTATCCGGCCGGTGAGTTCTCTCGCAAGGTTGCCGAGATCGGCGGCCAGGAAAATGCCTTCACTTCCTATGACTACACTGCCTTCTACCAGCAGGTTGCGCCGCAAGCGCTTGAAATGGTGATGACCTACGAGGCGGACCGCATGGAAAACCTCATCCTCAATGAGGACGTGGTCAAGACCGAGCGCGATGTTGTCCTGGAAGAGCGGCGCTCACGTACCGACAGCGATCCTGCGGCCTTGCTCGCGGAAGAGGTCAATGCGACGCTCTATCAGAACCACCCTTACAGGATGCCCGTGATTGGCTGGTTGCATGAGATGCAACAGCTCAATCTCAAGGATGCTCTCGCCTTTTACCAAAAATACTATACGCCCAATAATGCCACGCTTGTCGTTTCGGGCGATGTCGATCTTGCAACGGTCAAGGCGCTGACCGAAAAGACCTATGGCAAGGTGCCGCGCCGGGCTGAACCGGGAAACCGTCAGCGCCCGCAGGAGCCTGAGCAGAATACGAAGCGGACGGTCTCCATGGCCGACCCGCGTGTCTCGCAACCGAGTTTCCAGAAGATGTGGCTCGTGCCGTCCTATACGAGTGCAAAGCCAGGCGAAGCGGAAGCACTCGATCTTTTGAGTGAAATTCTTGGTGGCTCAAGCCGCAGCCGTATCTATCAGGCGCTGGTCGTGCAGGATGGATCCGCCGCCAATGCCGGTGCCTATTATCAGGGCGGATCGCTCGATGCCGGTAGCTTCGGTATCTATGGTTCCCCGCGCGGCTCCGCCACGCTAACCGACGTCGAGGCCGGCATCGACGCGCAGATCGCCAGGATCATCAAGGACGGAGTGACGGCCGATGAACTTGAAAAAGCGCGCAACCGCTTCCTCAAAAGCATGATCTTCGCCCGTGACAGTCAGTCGAGCATGGCCCGCATCTATGGTTCCACGCTTTCCACCGGCCAGACTATAAAGGACATCCAGGAATGGCCGGATCGCATCCGCGCGGTGAAGGTTCAGGACATTCAGGATGTGGCGAAACGCTACCTTGTCGATAGTCGCTCGGTGACGAGTTACCTGATGCCGGAAGACGGCAAGCCGGATCAGAAGATCGAGGGAGAAACGCCTGCTTCCGGGGAAACACAACAGCCGGAACCGCCGGCGCAGGGAGTCATTCAATGA